In Megalobrama amblycephala isolate DHTTF-2021 linkage group LG10, ASM1881202v1, whole genome shotgun sequence, one DNA window encodes the following:
- the LOC125277191 gene encoding cystatin-F: MRVFCQVLVLLFLAGLCSLGKAQVHAVVSRPIPGTLQNVSKNDTGVQKAVLTGTYSFNNKSNDAFLFKASSVDDAKRQVVKGIRYILEVKISRTVCRKTANNNDLTKCPFQTDSLLRQTFLCHFDIWSIPWLKTMSTTYFKCHSSDKF, translated from the exons ATGAGGGTCTTTTGTCAGGTTCTTGTCTTGCTTTTCTTAGCAGGCTTATGCTCACTCG GGAAAGCTCAAGTTCACGCAGTCGTCAGCAGACCAATCCCAGGAACTCTGCAGAATGTCAGTAAGAATGACACTGGGGTACAGAAGGCCGTCCTGACCGGAACCTACTCATTTAACAATAAGTCTAACGATGCTTTTCTGTTCAAAGCGTCGTCTGTTGATGATGCAAAGAGACAG GTAGTCAAAGGCATCCGCTACATTCTGGAAGTGAAGATCTCACGGACTGTGTGTAGGAAGACGGCCAACAACAATGATCTCACCAAGTGTCCCTTTCAGACAGATAGTCTGTTACGGCAG ACATTCCTCTGTCATTTTGACATATGGTCCATTCCATGGCTGAAGACAATGTCGACTACATATTTTAAGTGTCATTCTTCTGATAAGTTCTGA